The nucleotide window GTAGGAGCTTACGATATTGGGATACGCTTCCGGGTCGGACTCGGCCTGCACCCCGGCCGCGGCCAGGGCCTGGAGCAAAGCCCGCCGCCGGGCAGGCTCCACGGCCAATAGCAGCTGCTGGCGGTGCCCGAGCTGCACCTGTTCGATGCCCGCGGCTTCAGCAGCGCTGAGCAGGGCCAGCAGGTCGCCGGCCGGCACGATGCCGCCCGGCAAGTTTACGGCAACAACAGCAAGAGCAGAGTCGGACGGCTTCATTCGGGCGCGGCGTAAGTGGCGGTGATGAGCTCCTGGGCAGGGACGGCTAAGGCTACCACCTGGGCAATTTCCGTGGCCAACAACTGCTGCACTTCGGGCCGGCAGGAGCCGCAGCCGGTGCCGGCGCCGGTGGTGGCACAGAGCTCCTGAAGCGTGGTGCAGCCCCGGCTATAGCCTGACGCAGGTTGTCCCGGCCCACATTGTTGCAGCTACAGACCAGCTTGCCCAGGACCGGAGTGACCGTCCGGCCGCTGCGCAACAGCTGCAGACGTTTGTCGCTGAGCTCGATTTTGCCTTCAATCAGCGCCCGAAACTCCTGCAACTCGGCTTTGTCGCCGATGAGAATGGCGCCCACCAGCCGGTCCTGGTGCACGATGCACTTCTTATAGTAGCGGCGGGCCTTGTCGATAAACACAATTTCCTCGTAGCTGCCATCATTTGTGGGGCACTCGGGCAGGCCGATGCTGCACAAATCGAAGCCA belongs to Hymenobacter cellulosilyticus and includes:
- a CDS encoding (2Fe-2S)-binding protein, with product MQQCGPGQPASGYSRGCTTLQELCATTGAGTGCGSCRPEVQQLLATEIAQVVALAVPAQELITATYAAPE